One Capsicum annuum cultivar UCD-10X-F1 chromosome 2, UCD10Xv1.1, whole genome shotgun sequence genomic window carries:
- the LOC107858359 gene encoding uncharacterized protein LOC107858359 yields the protein MAQVGLGVEEKKSFGEILDEVVRGVPSSEKIFIGGDFNGHIGSLSLGYDNVHGGFGFGVRNDEGAAFLDFARSFGLVVVNSSFPKKEEHLVTFRSKIVKTQIDFLLLRMGIELCVKIAR from the exons ATGGCGCAG GTAGGCCTGGGCGTGGAAGAGAAAAAGAGTTTTGGGGAgattttggatgaggtggttagaGGAGTGCCTAGTTCGGAAAAGATTTTCATAGGTGgcgatttcaacgggcacatagGGTCTTTGTCGTTAGGGTATGATAATGTGCATGGGGGTTTTGGGTTTGGGGTTAGGAACGATGAGGGTGCTGCTTTTTTGGATTTTGCGAGATCTtttgggttggtggtagtgaattccagctttccaaagaaggaagagCACTTGGTTACCTTTCGTAGCAAGATAGTCAAGACTCAGATCGACTTTTTATTGCTTAGAATGGGGATAGAACTTTGTGTAAAGATTGCAAGGTGA
- the LOC124896314 gene encoding uncharacterized protein LOC124896314 translates to MDLVIKKGKTRRGMKVRPRVRWDSLTPVNALEIGVKLERMGVRGEVDNMWDRAAGCIRESAREVLVVSRGGSSRYRVDWWWSEDVKKKVETKKAAYAKLVESKDEEEQRVDEVNEGIRKMRRGRGLTRSR, encoded by the exons atggacttggtgaTCAAGAAAGGCAAGACGAGGAGGGGTATGAAGGTTCGGCCTAGGGTTAGGTGGGACAGCTTAACGCCGGTTAATGCTTTGGAGATAGGGGTGAAGTTGGAAAGGATGGGGGTGCGGGGGGaggtggataatatgtgggatagggctgctgGTTGCATCAGGGAGtctgctagagaggtgttggtTGTTTCGAGGGGCGGGTCTAGCCGTTATCGGGTGGATTGGTGGTGGAGTGAGGATGTTAAGAAGAAGGTCGAGACGAAGAAGGCGGCTTATGCTAAGTTAgtggagagtaaggatgaagaggagcAGCGG GTAGATGAGGTCAATGAGGGtattcgcaagatgcgaaggggcaGGGGCCTGACGAGATCCCGATAA